One window of Dechloromonas sp. ZY10 genomic DNA carries:
- a CDS encoding TRAP transporter TatT component family protein, with protein MRGCWQWPAARRPGRAILCAALLLALGACSPRQLIVGSLADELAAQGAGAEDDLELARDAAPYHLKLSEAVLARQPQHAALAQAVAAGFTQYAWAFVAFDAEQIEERDAAAAERLRQRAAALYLRAWRHAATALAGAPEALPALLAGDWQPAPAQVGLAYWAAAAWGARIALSKDQPEIVADLPLAIRLAERAAQVEPDWGRGALHGLLASFEAGRPGGDLRRAAAGFERAIALAQGQLAAPYVAKAEAIALAAGDRAGFEALLRQALAVRERSAGGDGSQEGDALANEIMRRRARWLLGRADDLF; from the coding sequence ATGCGTGGCTGCTGGCAGTGGCCGGCCGCTCGCCGGCCAGGGCGGGCGATCCTGTGCGCGGCTTTGCTGCTGGCACTGGGCGCCTGTTCGCCGCGCCAGTTGATCGTCGGCAGTCTGGCAGACGAACTGGCGGCACAGGGTGCAGGGGCCGAGGATGACCTGGAACTGGCGCGCGACGCCGCGCCGTATCACCTGAAATTGTCCGAGGCCGTGCTCGCCCGCCAGCCGCAGCACGCAGCGCTGGCGCAGGCGGTGGCGGCCGGGTTCACGCAGTACGCCTGGGCCTTTGTCGCCTTCGACGCCGAGCAGATCGAGGAACGCGACGCCGCTGCCGCCGAGCGCCTGCGCCAGCGGGCGGCGGCGCTCTATCTACGGGCCTGGCGACACGCGGCGACGGCGCTGGCCGGCGCCCCCGAGGCTTTACCGGCCTTGCTCGCCGGCGACTGGCAGCCGGCCCCGGCGCAGGTCGGGCTGGCCTATTGGGCGGCCGCCGCCTGGGGCGCGCGGATTGCCTTGAGCAAGGACCAGCCCGAAATCGTCGCCGACCTGCCGCTGGCGATCCGCCTGGCCGAGCGCGCGGCGCAGGTCGAGCCGGACTGGGGGCGGGGGGCCTTGCACGGCCTGCTCGCCAGCTTCGAGGCCGGGCGGCCGGGCGGCGATCTGCGACGCGCCGCCGCCGGTTTCGAGCGGGCGATTGCACTGGCGCAGGGGCAACTGGCTGCGCCCTACGTTGCCAAGGCTGAGGCGATTGCACTCGCCGCCGGCGACCGCGCCGGCTTCGAGGCCTTGCTCCGGCAGGCGCTGGCGGTGCGTGAGCGTTCCGCTGGCGGCGACGGGAGCCAGGAGGGCGATGCGCTGGCTAACGAAATCATGCGTCGGCGCGCGCGCTGGCTGCTCGGGCGCGCTGACGATCTGTTTTGA
- a CDS encoding glycosyltransferase family 4 protein, whose amino-acid sequence MQQADRVGGMRLALVSETCAPEVNGVALTLGHLLYGLRQRGHWVELVRPRQLRGDRGGHGEFTVAGLPLPGYAGLRFGLPAGRILLQRWREQRPDLVHVVTEGPLGWSAVSAARRLGIPVTSGYHTNFARYSLHYRLGWLRPAVASYLRGFHRRTQATLVPTAALAAELAGEGVPGVQVVGRGVDSSLFGPQRRNPGLRHLWGAGPDDPVCLFVSRLAPEKNLADVVRAFVALRQQQPAARMVWVGDGPARAALQRAHPEHVFCGEQRGEKLAEHYASADLFLFPSLSETWGNVVGEAMASGLPVLAYRSAAAAELIVDGTNGRVVAPGDSAAFVTAAGQLAADPVGRRRIGQAARESVQQRGWSEVVARFEGILRQVIGGG is encoded by the coding sequence ATGCAGCAAGCAGATCGGGTGGGTGGGATGCGTTTGGCGCTTGTCAGCGAAACCTGTGCGCCGGAAGTCAATGGCGTCGCCCTGACTCTTGGCCACCTGCTGTATGGCTTGCGTCAGCGCGGGCATTGGGTCGAACTGGTGCGACCCCGGCAACTGCGCGGCGATCGCGGCGGGCATGGCGAATTCACCGTTGCCGGCTTGCCTCTACCCGGTTACGCGGGTTTGCGCTTTGGCCTGCCGGCCGGCCGGATCTTGCTGCAACGCTGGCGCGAACAGCGTCCGGACCTGGTCCATGTGGTCACCGAGGGGCCGCTCGGCTGGTCGGCGGTATCGGCCGCCCGGCGCTTGGGAATTCCGGTGACTTCCGGCTATCACACCAATTTTGCCCGCTACAGCCTGCATTACCGGCTTGGCTGGTTGCGTCCGGCGGTGGCCAGCTATTTGCGGGGGTTTCATCGACGAACGCAGGCAACACTGGTGCCGACCGCAGCCCTGGCGGCAGAACTCGCCGGCGAGGGGGTGCCCGGCGTGCAGGTGGTCGGGCGTGGGGTCGATAGCAGCTTGTTCGGCCCGCAGCGCCGCAACCCCGGTTTGCGCCACTTGTGGGGAGCCGGTCCGGACGATCCGGTCTGCCTGTTTGTCAGTCGTCTGGCGCCGGAAAAGAACCTGGCCGACGTGGTCCGCGCCTTTGTCGCGCTGCGTCAACAGCAGCCGGCAGCCCGCATGGTCTGGGTCGGTGATGGGCCGGCCCGGGCGGCACTGCAGCGGGCGCATCCCGAGCACGTGTTTTGTGGTGAGCAGCGGGGTGAAAAACTGGCCGAGCACTATGCCAGTGCCGACCTGTTCCTCTTTCCCAGCCTCAGCGAAACCTGGGGTAACGTGGTTGGTGAAGCCATGGCCTCCGGTTTGCCGGTGCTTGCCTATCGCAGTGCCGCAGCGGCCGAACTGATTGTGGATGGCACTAACGGGCGGGTGGTCGCCCCTGGCGACAGCGCCGCTTTTGTTACCGCTGCCGGCCAGCTGGCCGCCGATCCGGTGGGGCGCCGCCGGATCGGGCAGGCTGCGCGGGAGAGTGTCCAGCAGCGTGGCTGGTCGGAGGTGGTGGCGCGTTTTGAGGGCATTCTGCGCCAGGTGATCGGGGGGGGCTGA
- a CDS encoding TRAP transporter large permease subunit: MAARELEGRPLHMRWPRRVAEALGHGSERLAEFFASGALALMLLLPLAEIAVRPLLGEGIQNQPLLVQHFGLILAMAGAVLAERGGHLTTLGPGLAALPQPGLRTFAGWAGAGGTALLCGVLAQASWTFVASEMAGGRLLAYALPGWLIQLAMPLGFAALGIRYGSKLGGLAGGGAGGSLTVRIAGALLPLVGWLLAAQFDGTSLPLLPLLLLLTVVLLCGAPIFAVLGGLALALFWAEGQPLAAIPLSHYQITVNPSLPALPLFTLAGLIFARTGAAARLGALFTALSGGGARGTAIAAAVLCSVFTAFTGGSGVTILALGGLLLPLLTQAGLPQRRGIGLVTSASALGVLLAPSVPLIMYAIIARVPINTMFLAGLLPAALMVACLLVVGGFLRRDGLAPAAASAAPTDWAAVRRAAWCARWEIAAPLVAIGSLAGGLATPTESAALTAAYALLTQAWAQREVDAALLRRCLADCAQVIGGIMLILGMALGLTNYLVDAGIPDAAIETAQAWLPNKWAFLLALNVFLLLAGALMEIFAAIVVLVPLLLPVATSYGIDPVHFGIIFLANIEMGFLCPPAGMNLYFASAMFGRPLREVAVSVLPAVAAIFIGALAISLLPFLATWLPGLLLP, from the coding sequence ATGGCTGCCCGCGAACTGGAAGGGCGCCCGCTGCACATGCGCTGGCCTCGTCGTGTCGCTGAGGCGCTTGGCCACGGCAGCGAGCGTCTCGCCGAATTCTTCGCCAGCGGCGCGCTGGCGCTGATGCTGCTGTTGCCGCTCGCCGAGATCGCGGTCCGCCCGCTGCTCGGCGAAGGCATCCAGAACCAGCCGCTGCTGGTGCAGCACTTTGGCCTGATCCTGGCGATGGCCGGTGCCGTGCTTGCCGAGCGTGGCGGCCACCTGACCACGCTTGGCCCCGGCCTCGCCGCCTTGCCGCAGCCCGGGCTCAGGACCTTCGCCGGCTGGGCCGGGGCAGGCGGCACGGCGCTGCTCTGCGGCGTGCTGGCGCAGGCCAGCTGGACCTTCGTCGCCAGCGAAATGGCCGGCGGCCGGCTGCTCGCCTACGCCTTGCCCGGCTGGCTGATTCAGCTGGCGATGCCGCTCGGCTTTGCCGCGCTCGGCATCCGCTATGGCAGCAAACTCGGCGGCCTGGCCGGCGGGGGCGCGGGTGGCAGTCTCACGGTGCGCATTGCTGGCGCGCTGCTGCCGCTGGTCGGCTGGTTGCTGGCGGCGCAATTCGACGGGACGAGCCTGCCGCTTTTACCGCTGTTATTGCTGTTGACCGTGGTGCTGCTCTGCGGCGCGCCGATTTTTGCCGTGCTCGGCGGGCTGGCGCTGGCGCTGTTCTGGGCCGAGGGCCAGCCGCTGGCGGCGATCCCGCTCAGTCATTACCAGATCACGGTCAATCCTTCGCTGCCGGCGCTGCCGCTATTCACGCTGGCCGGGCTGATCTTTGCCCGCACTGGTGCCGCCGCCCGGCTCGGCGCCTTGTTCACCGCGCTCTCTGGGGGCGGGGCACGCGGCACGGCGATTGCGGCGGCGGTGCTTTGTTCGGTATTCACCGCCTTCACCGGCGGCAGCGGCGTCACCATCCTGGCGCTCGGTGGGCTCTTACTGCCCTTGCTGACCCAGGCCGGGCTGCCGCAGCGGCGCGGTATTGGCCTGGTGACCAGCGCCAGCGCCCTCGGCGTGCTGCTGGCGCCGTCGGTGCCGCTGATCATGTACGCGATCATCGCCCGCGTGCCAATCAACACCATGTTCCTCGCCGGGCTGCTGCCGGCGGCGCTGATGGTCGCCTGCCTGCTCGTGGTCGGCGGGTTTCTGCGCCGCGACGGCCTGGCGCCGGCAGCAGCGAGTGCCGCGCCGACCGACTGGGCGGCGGTGCGCCGTGCGGCCTGGTGCGCGCGTTGGGAAATCGCCGCGCCGCTGGTTGCCATCGGCTCGCTCGCCGGCGGTCTGGCGACGCCGACCGAGAGTGCGGCGCTGACCGCCGCCTACGCGCTGCTGACCCAGGCCTGGGCGCAACGCGAGGTCGATGCCGCCTTGCTGCGCCGCTGTCTGGCCGATTGCGCGCAGGTGATCGGCGGCATCATGCTGATCCTCGGTATGGCGCTGGGCCTGACCAATTACCTGGTCGATGCCGGGATTCCCGACGCCGCGATTGAAACCGCGCAGGCCTGGCTGCCGAACAAGTGGGCTTTCCTGCTCGCGCTCAACGTCTTCCTGCTGCTGGCCGGCGCCTTGATGGAGATATTTGCGGCGATTGTCGTGCTGGTGCCGCTGCTGCTGCCGGTAGCCACCAGCTACGGAATCGACCCGGTGCATTTCGGGATCATCTTCCTGGCCAATATCGAAATGGGCTTTCTCTGCCCGCCGGCCGGGATGAATCTCTATTTCGCCTCGGCGATGTTCGGGCGGCCGCTACGCGAGGTCGCGGTTTCGGTGCTGCCCGCCGTCGCCGCAATTTTTATCGGGGCGCTGGCGATTTCGCTGCTGCCTTTTCTCGCTACCTGGCTGCCGGGCTTGCTGCTGCCCTGA
- the dctP gene encoding TRAP transporter substrate-binding protein DctP — MLRKLWPLLICACLALGNGAAGAADKQLRIGTLAPKNSLYHRQLLEVGEAWRAAQGGSGKYLVYPDGSQGGETDMARRMRIGQLQGALLSVVGLREIEPSIAALQALPLLFRSWEEVDYVREKMRAGMEQKFLDKGFVVLAWGDAGWVRFFSKEAALRPDDYQRMKFFAWAGENEQQAIMKSLGYTPVPLETSDILPAIQTGMINAVPSTPYFALATQIYTSAPHMLDINWAPIVGALVITKKAWDESSPEAQAALRSAGAKAGMQMRAKARQEVDEAVAAMKKRGLTVNTPNPAQMQEWQALAEKLYPRIRGKMVPAETFDEVMGHLKDFRSGKAK, encoded by the coding sequence ATGTTGAGGAAGCTTTGGCCGTTGCTGATCTGCGCCTGTTTGGCCTTGGGCAATGGGGCGGCGGGTGCCGCCGACAAGCAGTTGCGGATCGGCACGCTGGCGCCGAAGAATTCGCTCTACCACCGGCAATTGCTCGAAGTCGGCGAGGCCTGGCGGGCGGCGCAGGGCGGCAGCGGCAAGTACCTGGTTTATCCTGACGGCAGCCAGGGCGGCGAGACCGACATGGCGCGGCGGATGCGTATCGGCCAGTTGCAGGGGGCGTTGCTTTCGGTGGTCGGGCTGCGCGAGATCGAACCGTCGATTGCCGCCTTGCAGGCGCTGCCGCTGCTCTTCCGCTCGTGGGAAGAAGTCGATTACGTGCGCGAGAAAATGCGCGCCGGGATGGAGCAGAAATTCCTCGACAAGGGTTTCGTCGTCCTCGCCTGGGGCGATGCCGGCTGGGTCCGCTTTTTCTCGAAGGAGGCGGCGCTGCGCCCGGACGACTACCAGCGAATGAAGTTTTTCGCCTGGGCCGGCGAAAACGAGCAGCAGGCGATCATGAAGAGCCTGGGCTATACGCCGGTGCCGCTGGAAACCAGCGACATCCTGCCGGCGATCCAGACCGGGATGATCAATGCCGTGCCATCGACGCCGTATTTCGCGCTGGCGACGCAGATTTATACCAGTGCGCCGCACATGCTCGACATCAACTGGGCGCCGATTGTCGGGGCCCTGGTGATCACCAAGAAAGCCTGGGATGAGAGCAGCCCCGAGGCACAGGCCGCCTTGCGCAGTGCCGGCGCCAAGGCGGGAATGCAGATGCGGGCCAAGGCGCGGCAGGAAGTCGACGAGGCGGTCGCAGCGATGAAAAAGCGCGGACTCACGGTTAACACCCCGAATCCGGCACAAATGCAGGAATGGCAGGCGCTGGCCGAAAAACTCTACCCGCGCATTCGCGGCAAGATGGTGCCGGCCGAGACCTTCGACGAGGTCATGGGCCATCTCAAGGACTTCCGCAGCGGCAAGGCGAAGTAA
- a CDS encoding PhoX family phosphatase: MNAFDPADQPPCNPFAEALPAGLADPFRRRLLSAALLGSGAAALSAAGIPLPALAGSAGRAAGSLAAFGGVPVSQDDQVHLGADYVAQLLYSWGDPVSNGPRAAADAADNENAQLQQAGMHHDGMHFFPFVERGKPSSTHGLLCVNHEYTDEGLLHADGSANPSPAKVAKSKAAHGVSVIEIRRDAEGAWQVVRPSRWARRITADTPCRVAGPARGIAAMQTAADRRGEVVLGTFNNCAMGVTPWGTYLTCEENFNNYFKGPATPNADQKRYGLSAKGGGIGWHRFDERFDSTLHPNEPNRFGWVVEIDPQRPDLPPVKRTALGRCKHEGATVTLARDGRVVVYMGDDERFEYVYKFVSQRRYIAGERDPGSLLDEGTLYAARFDEDGSGRWLPLRHGEKYPRGGLTVDHGFANQGEVAIRCRQAADLAGATPMDRPEWIAVHPHSGEVYVTLTNNDQRGSPERPGINAANPRPRNVFGQIVRWREQGGDAAAESFSWDIFALAGDPQHPEPAQQGTVRGDAYGSPDGLWFDPSGRLWIQTDVSTSAMHRGDYQRLGNNQMLVADVASGETRRFLTGPRGCELTGISATPDGRTLFVNIQHPGEPANEQSDPQRPTAVSAWPANQFPEAVGGRPRSATLAIRRRDGRPVLD, encoded by the coding sequence ATGAACGCCTTTGATCCCGCCGACCAACCGCCCTGTAACCCCTTCGCCGAGGCGCTGCCGGCCGGTCTCGCCGATCCCTTCCGCCGCCGCCTGTTGTCGGCGGCCTTGCTCGGCAGCGGTGCCGCCGCACTGAGCGCCGCCGGGATTCCTTTGCCGGCGCTGGCTGGCAGCGCCGGGCGAGCCGCCGGGTCGCTGGCGGCTTTCGGCGGCGTGCCGGTGAGTCAGGACGACCAGGTGCACCTCGGCGCCGACTATGTCGCGCAGCTCCTCTATAGCTGGGGCGATCCGGTTTCCAACGGGCCGCGCGCGGCGGCCGATGCTGCCGACAATGAAAATGCCCAGTTGCAGCAGGCCGGGATGCACCACGACGGGATGCATTTCTTTCCCTTCGTCGAGCGCGGCAAACCGTCATCGACGCATGGCCTGCTCTGCGTCAATCACGAATACACCGACGAAGGCCTGCTCCACGCCGATGGCAGCGCCAACCCGAGCCCGGCCAAAGTCGCCAAGTCCAAGGCGGCGCACGGCGTGTCGGTGATCGAGATCCGCCGTGATGCCGAAGGTGCCTGGCAGGTGGTGCGACCCTCGCGCTGGGCGCGGCGCATCACGGCGGATACCCCGTGCCGGGTGGCCGGGCCGGCGCGCGGCATTGCCGCGATGCAAACGGCCGCCGACCGCCGTGGCGAGGTGGTACTCGGCACCTTCAACAATTGCGCGATGGGGGTGACGCCGTGGGGCACCTACCTGACCTGCGAAGAAAATTTCAATAATTACTTTAAAGGCCCGGCGACGCCGAATGCCGATCAAAAACGCTACGGCTTGAGCGCCAAGGGCGGCGGTATCGGCTGGCATCGCTTTGACGAGCGTTTCGACAGCACCCTGCATCCCAACGAGCCCAACCGCTTCGGCTGGGTGGTCGAGATCGACCCGCAGCGGCCCGATTTGCCGCCGGTCAAGCGCACCGCGCTCGGCCGCTGCAAGCACGAGGGGGCGACCGTGACGCTGGCCCGCGACGGGCGGGTGGTGGTGTACATGGGCGACGACGAGCGTTTCGAGTACGTCTATAAATTCGTTTCGCAGCGCCGCTACATTGCCGGCGAGCGCGACCCCGGCAGCCTGCTCGACGAGGGCACGCTCTACGCCGCGCGCTTCGACGAGGACGGCAGCGGCCGCTGGCTGCCGCTGCGCCACGGCGAAAAATACCCGCGCGGCGGGTTGACCGTGGATCATGGCTTTGCCAATCAGGGCGAGGTCGCGATCCGCTGCCGCCAGGCCGCCGACCTCGCCGGGGCAACGCCGATGGACCGTCCCGAATGGATCGCGGTGCATCCGCACAGCGGCGAGGTCTACGTCACGCTGACCAACAACGACCAGCGCGGCAGCCCCGAGCGGCCCGGGATCAACGCTGCCAACCCGCGTCCCCGCAACGTCTTCGGCCAGATCGTGCGCTGGCGCGAGCAGGGCGGCGACGCGGCAGCGGAAAGCTTCAGCTGGGACATTTTCGCCCTCGCTGGCGACCCGCAGCATCCCGAGCCGGCGCAGCAGGGCACGGTGCGCGGCGACGCCTACGGCAGCCCGGACGGCCTGTGGTTTGATCCCAGCGGCCGGCTGTGGATTCAGACCGACGTGTCGACCAGCGCCATGCATCGGGGCGACTACCAGCGCCTGGGCAATAACCAGATGCTGGTGGCCGACGTTGCCAGCGGCGAAACCCGGCGCTTTCTCACTGGCCCGCGCGGCTGCGAATTGACCGGGATCAGCGCGACGCCGGATGGGCGGACGCTGTTCGTCAATATCCAGCATCCCGGCGAGCCAGCCAACGAACAATCCGACCCGCAGCGGCCAACTGCGGTCTCGGCCTGGCCGGCCAATCAGTTTCCCGAGGCCGTCGGCGGTCGGCCGCGCTCCGCGACGCTGGCAATCCGCCGGCGCGACGGGCGGCCGGTGCTGGATTAA
- a CDS encoding BON domain-containing protein — protein sequence MLKPRLLSGLSFALGLVSLLPSLSGCATAVVATGGVGALALHDRRSFGTLTDDESTEWKAAARLPEKYRDSAHLNFTSYNRKLLITGEVPNEQARQEIQASLRGIEGIRQIHDESAVMPPSSLAARSRDSLTDAKVKARLIEDKQLSANHIKVVTERGTTYLMGLVGERESKIAIEIARTTDGVRRVVSLFEILSDAELRRHAPPPASPPAPVESR from the coding sequence ATGCTCAAGCCCCGACTGCTTTCCGGCCTCTCTTTCGCCCTTGGCCTCGTCAGCCTGCTCCCGTCGCTATCAGGTTGCGCCACCGCCGTGGTTGCCACCGGCGGGGTTGGCGCGCTGGCGCTGCATGACCGGCGCAGTTTTGGCACCCTGACCGACGATGAAAGCACCGAGTGGAAGGCAGCCGCCCGTCTGCCGGAAAAATACCGCGACAGCGCTCACCTCAATTTCACGTCCTACAACCGCAAGCTGCTGATCACCGGCGAAGTGCCGAACGAACAGGCGCGCCAGGAAATCCAGGCCAGCCTGCGGGGAATCGAAGGTATCCGCCAGATTCACGACGAAAGCGCGGTCATGCCGCCCTCGTCGCTGGCTGCCCGCAGCCGGGACTCGCTGACCGACGCCAAGGTCAAGGCGCGGCTGATCGAGGACAAGCAACTCTCGGCCAACCATATCAAGGTCGTCACCGAGCGCGGCACGACCTACCTGATGGGCCTGGTCGGCGAGCGCGAAAGTAAGATCGCGATTGAAATCGCCCGCACCACCGATGGCGTGCGCCGCGTCGTCAGCCTGTTCGAAATCCTCAGTGACGCCGAATTGCGCCGCCACGCGCCGCCGCCCGCAAGCCCCCCGGCACCGGTCGAAAGCCGCTGA